The following is a genomic window from Anas acuta chromosome 3, bAnaAcu1.1, whole genome shotgun sequence.
CTTATAGATAGCCATCACATttgcaagtctccagtcatctgcgACATCTCCAGTTGACCAGGACCGCTGATACATGATGGAAATTGGctcagcaatcacatctgctaGTTCCCTCAGCACactcaggtggatcccatctggccccatggacttgtgacagtccaggtggagcagtaGGTCTCTTACTCTTTCTATCTgaacatatgtatataaagcaAGTGAGCTGTTTGGGGATGTCAaatacactcacacacacacttgagccatagaacaaaacaacaaagaattTCTTAATGAGTTAGCTTGTTAAAATTAATGAGTTAATGAGTTAGCATTGTTATACCAACAATGCCTTTTTCAAATCAGACCAACCTAACAGTTTTTAGTCCTAACACATGCCACCGCATGGTCTGAGAGTGGAACAGGCTGGTACTCACCTACACATGGTACATGGTTTTGATACAGCATGGTGTCAAAATAGAGATGCTATGAAACTGCGTAAAAAGGATAGCAAGCATGGGCTACAACATGCAGCACAGGCAGATGCAGTGAGAACTAACAAAGTGTAGAGTGATCACTTTTGTAACCAAGGCCACCCCCAACGCCAGGACAAGCTGTTCCACAACAGACCAAACAACTTACACATGCCACCGCGTGGTCCACTGTTGGAAGAGATCGATATTCCACAATCCGTACTACACACTGTTGGAACAGAGAGTCTATTACTGATATCAGCCAGGGCAATAGACATGGAACACAGAATGCAATTCATAGGAGAATTACACAGTAGTTTTGTAGCcatgccaccaccaccaccccccgccccacacacacacacccgcCCCATACAGTCTCCAAATTGCTTCCTGCTATCATTCATCTTCAGTTGTTTGCTTAATTCTTCTCATTCCTTCACTGGTACCAACTGGGAATGATTGTACAACACATACCCCCAGAGTCCTCGCAACTGTGACCATGGACAAGTAACAAAAATCAATTGCAGTTCTATTTTGTAGCATAGCATGCCTTATTAAATTTAGGCCAAGCAGCAAGCCAGATAGCGCATAGTGGCATTGCTAAATTTCCTTAGCCAGCACCTTAGGTGATTTAGGGTGGTTAACACTCAAGCACTAGCCAGGACAGGTTTCATACTATTCATCCACCATGAAACTAAGTCATTTTCCATGCATACATGAAAAATGTGCAATAGGTGACCGAGAACGAGCCCAGGAAGCTCAATCCTTGGGGCGTGAGGCTTGGTGTCTCCCCAGCTCTGGATAACCAACCATTCCAGGAGTGACTCCAGGTCTCGCAGATTGACGCTCAGGACACGTATTGGCCACAAAAGTGGCTACCCATTGATTTCCCAAAGGGGCTCCAACCAGACAGGTGGAAAAAGGTTCTGCGGTGTAGCAAGACCCAGGCACGTGGTCTTGGCCTGGGGCATTAGTCTGGGTTACCATATGTTCTGTTGAGGGAGTGCGACGATCCAGGCCAACCTGAAAAACAGCCAGGGGGGATCAGGGGTGAAAGatagcagctgggagagaaacagaagtgataAACACCCTTACAGACActaaggtcagtgaagaaggagggagaggaagtgTTGCAGGTGTCGGAGctgaagttcccctgcggcctgtggtgaggaccgtGGTAAAGCAGaatgtccccctgcagcccatggagtaccacggtggagcagggttccacgctgcagcctgtggaggagaccacgcaggagcaggtggacctCCACAGAACGAGACTGCCACCTGTGGAGGATCCCcactggagcagattccaggccggacctgtagcccgtggagaggagcccacgcaggagcaggtgacctgacaggagctgctgcctgtgggggacccatgctggagcagtttgctcctgagggttGGACCCCAcggtacagacccatatctggagcagttttggaagagctgctgtctgtgggcagcccacacaggatcagttcaggaaggacggcatactgtgggagggaccctgtgtggagcagggacagagagtgaccaagaaggagcggcagagacaaAGTGCCATAGACCAACCACAActcccattcccccattcccctgcatcTCGTGGGAaagaaggaggtggaggagggtggatggggagaaggcatttttggttcctttcctttgtttctcacttctctagacCATTCTTTTGCCTGTAATAGGCAACAAATTTTCTAATCTCCCTactctgaatctgttttgcccatcaacAATTTTGAGTAATTGTTGAGCAATGtcctcgtccttatctcaagccTTGAGCCCTTtgtatcatattttctccccttttccctttgaggaggaagaggagcgagagtggctgaggtggagctcagctgcacattcgagtaaaaccaccacacataaCTACCTCAGTAGCAACTGGAATGTAAGCCTCCTCCGCTATTTTCCCTATCTGGACTCCTTGCATATGCGGACACTGTGTGGTGCCGAATGCCCCTAGGGAGCCTCCTATTGCTAGTGCACCTCCTCAGAGTATATCCATGCCAGTCATAAACTCTTCAACTTCAGCAATCATGACCTGATAGTCACGAGGTAGCCAATTGCCTATTTGCAACTTGCGTTTCATGAGTTTCCCCGTGACTGGTTGTTCCCCTAGACCCTGCACCAGGGTTAAAGTTCTGTTATGTTTTCCTGGGTTGCCATGAATAATACTGACCTCCGCCCCAGCGTCCACTAACGCCCTAATCAGTTGCTTGTTTATTTGGGTCCACCATGTAGTACAAAGGATAAACAGCTGTGGGTGCTGTCCAGTTACATAATTGTCCATAAGTTATGGGGTGATTAGGGTCCCAGTGGGGGTCTGTCAGGGGAACACAGAATTTATTAATGAGTTAGCTTGTTAACATACCGACCCCAGGGTGATGACAAGGGTACTGATGGGCACAATGCTTTTCCCAGTCATTGGTGTCATAGATACTTAGTCAGGTCGTGGTCGGCATCCCATTGGTGCAGTAGGCATCAATGTCTTGCAGGTTTCCCTGCGGAGGTAACATTAACCTCGGTTGATGTTCCTGTCCCCTCCCCCTCCCGACACAGAGCAACTTGCTCTGTTTATAGGTCCTGCtcctgggacggggcaaccctggctatacgtacagactgggggacaaaacgctggagagcagccctgcagagagaggtctgggggttgtggttgacagcaagttgaatatgagacagcagtgtgccctggcagccaggagggccaaccgtaccctggggtgcatcaagcatgacATCTCTAGttggtcgagggaagtgattgtcctgctctgctctgcgctggtgtggcctctCCTCGAGTACTgcgtgcagttctgggcaccacagtgcaagaggacattaaactgttggagagtgtccagggAAGGGCGACGAAAATGGTGAAGAGCCTAGAGGGGAatatgtatgaggagcagctgagggcacttggcctgttcagccttgaaagaggaggctgaggggggacctcatcgtaGAACAGCTTCCTCACTAGGGGGAGTGGAGGAGCAGGTGCCAATCTGttctccttaatcaccagtgatagcaCCTGTTGGAATTTTGTCAAGCTGAGGAGCTTGGGCTAAATTTAGGctaaacatcaggaagaggttccttactgagagggtggtcgcacactggaacaggctccccagggaagtagtcactgcaccaagcctgtcggaatttaagaagcatttggactgtgtgcttagtcacatggtctaaaattttgggtagacttCTGTGGTGCCAGGatttggactcgatgatccttacccttacgggtcccttccaactcaggatgttctatgattctctgattctgtgcaTAATCCCAAAGTCAGGGCAGCGCACAATTGGTGGCCCTGGCCTCACAGAGCACTTGGCAATCCTTGACAGGCTACTGCGATAACGCACAGCCACgtgcccagggctgctgtgctgaTGGCAGTATTTTTTCAATCCAGATGACTTGCAGCCTGGTGCCATAGTGCTGAACAAGCAATATGTACTATCACAAGGTTAGAGTTCTGCCCTGCTACTTTCACAACAATCCCTGTTTCACATTGGACCAACCTAACTGTTTAGTTCTAAAACATACCCATCCATtgagatttatttcttcttcatcattctctgtaaataaattcattgagaatgttattctttttttcactgGTCTTCAACTGCAATCCTAATTTGACTATTCAATCTCCCCCTAATTAATTTGTTCCTGCTTCGGGTACACGTAACAATTGCCAGGTGACCCTTTTAGTCTCCCAGTTTAATTCAGTAGACTCAAAAAGTGACACCAACATTCCAGACCTGTCTACCCCTGTTACTCTTAAGCTATTACTAGTCAAATTAAGTCTGGTATCTTATAAGCTAAGGATGATTTGGCTGCCCCAAATTCTATCTGCTAAGAATACAGACTCCTTATTAGGCCCCACCTCCAAATTTATCAGGGGGTCTTGGTGGAACGACTCTTCAGAGAACCTCTGACTGCCCTATTCTGAGATTTTGATACTCTGCTGgttactggcctccaactaaACCAGGCCGTGGCCTTGAAGCCAGTTTTTGATCCACCTCATGCTGCCCATCCAGCCCAAACGCCATCTGCTTGTCTATGAGGATCTGAGGGGAGCCAGGGTCAAAGTGCTGTCTGATAAAGTGTTTGCATTTCTTATGCAGTGTGCAATACTCCAGATACACACAATAGGTCGTGATATTGGTTTTTACAGCATTTCACAAATCTCAGTACCAAGTTGGTTTTCAACAAAGGTGGCCCGACTCTGGACTTTCCCTGttgatttttataaaattctACACAGTAGAATTTTAAACTTATAAACTCCCTTTTACCCAGGGAGTTTGTTGAGTCTacttctgtggtggttttacttgggtgggcggccgagctccaccacagcaactctctcactccccctcctcaaaggggagcagggaggaaatacaatgaaaagggctcaaaggttcagataaggacaaggatatcacacagtaattattgtgatgggcaaaacagactcgacatagggagatagtaagatttattgctaattactaacaagctagagaagtgagaaacaaaggagagaaccccaaagcaccttccccccatccaccctcttccacctctttcTCCCAAGCAGGTAATGGGGGAATGGGATTTGTGGTCAGTCTATGGCACTATAGTcccctccacgggctgcagtgtggaaccctgctccaccgtggtgctccatgggctgcaaggggacatcctgcttcaccatggtcctcaccacaggccgcaggggacttctgctccggcgcctggagcacctctcccccctccttcttcactgaccttggcatgCTCAGGGGAAGGGTCTTCACCTGGGCTAGGGTCATCCCAAGCTGTGGGTGTGTTTTTGAGCATTACAATGACATTACAATGAGCAAAGCATACCTTCACACAATACCATTCCTCTCCTTTTGCCAACTCAGCCCTATTCCCCTTGGCATGTCAATTACCACATCCATACTTCCTTGTATTTCATACCATATAATGtcacacagtaaaaaaaaaaggggggagaataaaataggaaataaaaaaggaaaaataaaaaagggagaagaggggaaggagaggggggctCTCATTATGAACACATCTGTCCTCTCAAACAATCACTAtatgcattgaggccctgcaTCCTGGGATTTAGCTGAACATCattcattgatgggaagtagacaggaatttcttttttctctccccgtGCTTCCGTGCAGCCTTcacttgtgtttattttttctgcttgttttggttttttccttcttttctttttcctcttcctttccccattaattaaattagattaaattaaattaggTTAAATTAGACTAAattagattaaattaaattcacTATGTCAGTCCATGagtttttggggttttgttttcttttaagcatactttcttctccccatcttcttcaaaggagggggagtgagagcacattgtggtggagttcagctgcccagcaaagtaaaaccaccatacCCCCCTGGCTGGGGCTTGGGATGCAGatgccccagcagcctggctcagccccagcacaacCAGCAGCTGCCAAATTTCACTTTCAGGTGCTGTATCATCTAATGGCCTGACttccaagaaagaagaaagcttctCCCTGCTGTGTAAACAGGAAGCTTCAACCAGTGCAGAGGCTTGGGGCTCTGTAAGGGGTGGGGTAAGAGCTGGACTTTGGCAGTGCAAGAGCTGGGCTGAGGcggtgcagcagctgggctgagaGGCTGCCGGAGCTGGGCTGAGGCGgtgcagaagctgcagagcaccagggaGGGCAGGTAGGTCCCCGCTGACTTgcgctgggcagggcaggggccaCACAGGGAGCCCCCTTTTCCCCCGGGCCTCtggtgcccaaccaccctcttggtgaagaaccttttcctgatatccagcctgaccctcccctgtcccagctccatgccgttccctcgggtcctattgctggtcaccagagagcaacacctgcccctccgctccaCTCCTGAGGAAGTTGGAGACCaccatgaggtctcccctcagtctcctcttctccaggctgaacaatccaagtgacttcagccgctcctcatatgcCTTCCCCTCTAGAAAATTTACCATCCTTGTTCCCTTAGTTAGTAGTTTTGCATGACAAAAGTGTAAGGGTATGTGGATGGCGAGAGTGTTGGCTTCATTAAGGTCATCCAGTCTCCAGTTGCTACTTGATGGGCCAGAGATTGCCTCTCTCCATGCAATCCCTTTCTCTACATCGTCTGGGCGAGTGCTCTAAGGATGAGGAGCCAGTGACGGGTGAGACCATTCCTGCTAGGTTATACATGGGTGCTGTTGAAGGCAGCGCCTTGTCCATGGCTATTTGTGCAGCCGTGCCAGTGGTTgcgtgtgtctgtctgtctgtgtctgCCTGTCTCGGGGGTGCCCGAGGCTGGgttccagcagcagggcagaagaaATGCGTGGGCCGGGAACTATGGAGAGGCCTCTTCTAAGAGGTGGTGGCCTCCTCTAACCTGATGTAACAAAagtctcttttccccttccacaGCCATGGAGTCACAGGAGGAGAGAGCAGATGCTGGGGAAAAGGCACAACTTGCTAAGCAATTGCTGGCAGAAGCATTTGAGAAGGAAGGGCTTGATGAAGAATACTGGCTCCCCAAACTGTCAGAGATACTGGGTGTTAAGTCAACAGATGCTTTGAAACCTCTGCAATATGAAGACTACCTTAAACTGGAGTGCGAAGTACGGTACCCCTGGGAGACCAAGGCACTCCAAAGGCTCCTAGGAATCACAGACAACAAAAGAGCTGTTGATGAAGTACAGAAGCAGCGCTTGGAGACAATGAAGCAGAAGCCTGAAGAAGGTGATGAAGCAGAAGAAGAAGCCAAAACAAtcccacaggagctggaagaaatgcagaacagcTGCAGACATGGCAAGGAAATGATAAGACAGAAAGAGGACTccctacagcaagccatggacGTTCCCAAGGAGTACTGGGCACACCAAGAGAAGGCATTGCTGGATGAGCTGGTGAGCATCCAGAAGAAACAGGAGCAGCGGGAGAAGTCCATGAGGAAGGGAGAGAACATCTCCGAAAAGGAAGTCCTGAAGCGAGCATCCAGAGGTCTGGCTCTGCAGGGTATTAACTGCTTATTTCGCAGGTTTGGGTCCCACGTGAACCAGGGACCCCTCCACTTTAGGGGTATATTCTGGTGGAAAGCATGTGCCGAAGGTTTCAGAGCAGAGCAATGGGATGAGATGAAGCAACAAACATCTGAAGCACTGAACAGCTACGTCGGGGCTAGCTTCAGCGGCTTCAGTACCAAGAGGGGAGTGAAGGGGGATGCTTCAAAGTCCAGCTCACAGGCATCATTTCAGGGAAGAGACAGAAGCAACACCCACAGAGCAGTTCAGCTCTATGTGAACAAAACAGGGGGCCCAGCAGAGACGGATTCCCTTCCCAAGTGGAACTGCAGGCTAGTGCCCAATAACACAACCTGGTGTGTGATCGACCGGGGCTTTCAGCTGATCCCAGTGTGGGACATAATCCTGTCCAACCACAGCAGCGATTTTAAAGCCTCCCATCAAATGAGCAGCAGCCTCAGGACTGTCTACGAAGCACTAACGAATCACAGCACAGGTGTGATCTTTGGAGAGGAACTGGCCAGTGCTGTAGAAGAGACCAGAGCTTTCCTGGAGCAAGTGAAGACCTGGGAGGGGACAgtgaatgaaaagaaactgctCATTTTGATAGATTTTAAACAGGGCCTgaataacagaacaaaaaatcacagtgtCTGGATCAACATATGTCTGTCAGACAAAGCATTGCAGGAGTTCCTGGTGAATACCGTTTCTTTTTGCTATAAATCTTCCCcagaaaatacaacaaatatcaaatctctgctgcagtgcctgctggATCCTCACATCTATTCTGTCAGGGACTTCCCCAGGGCTTCCTTCATTATGCAATGGGTCTTCCACAAGGAGCACATGCTTCCCAAAACTCTTCGTATTTCCATTCTGTTGATGACAGGGCTCACCATAACATCCGAAAACAAAAAGGTGACCTCTGAGCAGAAGCATGACCGCTTacttttcatgaaagaaaagatgaaaaacacatgGTCCACAGAGATGAAAGCTCTCCTCGAAAAGCACAATGCATTCAAAGACTGGGAGAGGCTGGAAAGAGATTTGCAATCCTTCATCGATGGGCAAGTAGTGGACACATCTGGCATCCTGAACAAAGACAGTATAATCAGAGAACTGCAAGATGCTTTTCAAGGCATGCAGCCTCCCAGTCAGTGCAAACCCAAATCAGACAGCAGCAAATCCAAACCAAGTCAAGGCACTGCAAGCCCAGAGTTCCTCAACTTACTTAAGCGCCTTGGGCTGGAAAGGTACTATCCAAGAAAAATGGGCACAGAAGATTTCCACAGAATACACCAGACATTTGTACACAACAGCCAGCCCAGCAAGGACAGCGAGCTACCATTTTACTTCCTGCAAAGGCTCCTGACCGTGGATTATCGGGTGAGGTACCTGACTTGCAAGGAAGCGAGTAAGCCGGGAGTTGTTCCCACACCAAACACCTCAGGGGAGGAGCACGAGCCCTCTTATTCCTTTGATGACTTTCTCAGTGACTTGGACAAAGGAGCCCCTGAATCTGCAAGCAGGGAGAGTCATGTGCACCCCATGGACCTGCAGATGGcaatttttcattgtgctgatGATTTCATGAGACAGTACCTTTCATCCAAGCTCGCTTTCTGCCAGTTTGCACTACCCCTCCTGGTACCAAACCCGGGCACTTCACAGATAGAGTTCCCTCTCTGGTCCCTCAGCCAAATTaagaagagctggaaagggACCGTGAAATCGGGAGAGGAGACAAGGATTAGTAGTCACGACAACAAACTCATTTATCAGGCAGAGATGCCCATCGTGTCCTTCCTCCGCATCGgcagctctccttcctcttccaagtCTCAGCTCCTGAatgccctgctgagcaggaagaaACACGACACTTTTTTTCACCGCCATTGTGAAGGCAGCACCAAAGACTGCTTCCTGATGAAAGGTGTTGTGGAGATCTCCTGGTACATCCCCCGTGGTAGCGACGACGACAGCTTTAACGGCCCTGTTGCTTTCTGTAACCTGCACGGAGATGCGAGGGATCACGAACCCCAGCTGCAGTTTTTACAGGAGATCTCTGCCGTGAATGTGGTTCTTGTTTCTGAGTTGGATCAGAGCaatgagaaaggcaggaaaatttTACATGATCTGTGGCAGTCTCAGAGGCCTTTGGTTTGCCTTTTCACTGAGAAAGAGAGCATTGCAGCTGGCCGATGTGGCCAAAACGTAAGAATAGGGatcaagaacagaaatgaagcagaattagTGGGTGAGCTGACAAAAACCATCCGAGACCTAGTGGAAGGGTCGAGCACGCTTGTTAGCCTCAATGCATGCCTGAGCACAGCTCGCCAGCACGGCTTCTTAGTTGATGAAGATGCAGAAGCGTGCGTGACAGCCAAAGAAATTGCAATCAAACTGGTGAATCTGTTGAAGAAAGAGAAGTTGTCTGAGATCAAATCACAGCTACTGCCTCTTCAGGGAAAACTGTGGTACAAGTGGTgtaaaaaggacaaagaactCACTCGCTTGCAGGAAAAGGGGAACAAGAGCATAGAGCATCATCGGAGCCAAATTGAATCAGAGAAGTCTGCAATACGAAGACAGCAACTAGGCAAAGCCTTTCCCCTCAATCAGCTGATGAAAACAGTCCTTGGCTTTCTCCAGTCACAGCCAGACAATACCaagaaattctttctgcagTGGATGAAGATCTTAATGGACGACATCTGCTCTGATCGCCTTGATGAGCTGAAGAGAGAATATCATCAGTTATGGTATCAAATCCtggcattaaagaaaaacagtggaaaaagtgACCTGAAAACTCAGTTGAAGAATGAGTTAGATGCCCTTTCTGATGAAATCAATGATTCGTCCATTGGCCTTGAGCATATTTTGAGAGAGGTGGGGCAGATTTATGAGGCACTGGAATCAACAAACTCCAAAGAAGAATGGTATGTCAAACTACCTGAAATTGCTGCCAATCTGATGGTTTTAGGGTATCCCATTGAGCTGATGGATGGTGATGCTTCTTACATACCACTGCAATGGATTGGAGCCGTCTTTGACAGGTTAATTGAGAAGCTAGGGGACAAGCGAGTATTTGTGCTTTCCGTGCTTGGCATCCAGAGCACAGGGAAGTCAACCCTGCTGAATGCCATGTTTGGTCTGCAGTTTAACGTCAGCGCAGGGAGGTGCACCcggggagcgtttatgcagctcATTAAAGTGGATGAGAAGTTCCAACAGGATTTGAACTTTGATTACATGCTCGTTGTTGACACAGAAGGACTTCGTGCCATAGAGATGGCCAATAAGCAGTCACTTAATCAC
Proteins encoded in this region:
- the LOC137852919 gene encoding interferon-induced very large GTPase 1-like; this encodes MIRQKEDSLQQAMDVPKEYWAHQEKALLDELVSIQKKQEQREKSMRKGENISEKEVLKRASRGLALQGINCLFRRFGSHVNQGPLHFRGIFWWKACAEGFRAEQWDEMKQQTSEALNSYVGASFSGFSTKRGVKGDASKSSSQASFQGRDRSNTHRAVQLYVNKTGGPAETDSLPKWNCRLVPNNTTWCVIDRGFQLIPVWDIILSNHSSDFKASHQMSSSLRTVYEALTNHSTGVIFGEELASAVEETRAFLEQVKTWEGTVNEKKLLILIDFKQGLNNRTKNHSVWINICLSDKALQEFLVNTVSFCYKSSPENTTNIKSLLQCLLDPHIYSVRDFPRASFIMQWVFHKEHMLPKTLRISILLMTGLTITSENKKVTSEQKHDRLLFMKEKMKNTWSTEMKALLEKHNAFKDWERLERDLQSFIDGQVVDTSGILNKDSIIRELQDAFQGMQPPSQCKPKSDSSKSKPSQGTASPEFLNLLKRLGLERYYPRKMGTEDFHRIHQTFVHNSQPSKDSELPFYFLQRLLTVDYRVRYLTCKEASKPGVVPTPNTSGEEHEPSYSFDDFLSDLDKGAPESASRESHVHPMDLQMAIFHCADDFMRQYLSSKLAFCQFALPLLVPNPGTSQIEFPLWSLSQIKKSWKGTVKSGEETRISSHDNKLIYQAEMPIVSFLRIGSSPSSSKSQLLNALLSRKKHDTFFHRHCEGSTKDCFLMKGVVEISWYIPRGSDDDSFNGPVAFCNLHGDARDHEPQLQFLQEISAVNVVLVSELDQSNEKGRKILHDLWQSQRPLVCLFTEKESIAAGRCGQNVRIGIKNRNEAELVGELTKTIRDLVEGSSTLVSLNACLSTARQHGFLVDEDAEACVTAKEIAIKLVNLLKKEKLSEIKSQLLPLQGKLWYKWCKKDKELTRLQEKGNKSIEHHRSQIESEKSAIRRQQLGKAFPLNQLMKTVLGFLQSQPDNTKKFFLQWMKILMDDICSDRLDELKREYHQLWYQILALKKNSGKSDLKTQLKNELDALSDEINDSSIGLEHILREVGQIYEALESTNSKEEWYVKLPEIAANLMVLGYPIELMDGDASYIPLQWIGAVFDRLIEKLGDKRVFVLSVLGIQSTGKSTLLNAMFGLQFNVSAGRCTRGAFMQLIKVDEKFQQDLNFDYMLVVDTEGLRAIEMANKQSLNHNSELATFVIGIGNMTLINIFGENPSEMQDVLQIAVQAFLRMKQVNISPGCLFVHQNVGEITAKEKNMEGLRRLQEKLDEMTVTAAQQEFCDITCFSDVIRFDVKTHIHYFAHLWEGNPPMAPPNPTYSQNVQELKSKILQAAKKESHSSVLRLSSLKVRISDLWNALLNENFVFSFKNSVEIAAYKKLETAFSQWTWQLRSHILDLQMKLENMVRNGELGKVTMEHLEKLVQERSDAVTKNMETFFGEDRDHEILIQWKCSTELKLKELRESLLFETRRKCEKLLEVKKSQSKLDERKSEYENELLRKSRELALSLKGQKLSESELRKWFNSIWMQWVTEVSSDTPPLEQVNIDVAIENVLLEQFEDTKIDEYFRKFSQKPAFSLDIQKHVSMKKGFRMFPNFFDDANVSNLQHITDSIIMRVMANIEKKEKDKMDYSQIFIYEILNEVEEGMNSVPATANYSFNKDYEIDLSLYLCRMAAERFKDMHAAFRKANDPVVYLESKREDFFKCFQISCQGASCITTFADFLCSKIATALRHVIYEKTALDIARDVKDKFPDFRGNRSTLEYYMLKFLAEEENFEKFMDYLNAPGDFLDNYIKTKVETYCLDKNRRLEMFLRDSLSHYYENIQSAVFASTMVVKDRKDRKDKISLWLDEFCRALGDVLSLSRSDLKGIEHQEITDVEFLNNAMTEALSPIMYDLRKEFKEACMSSFKRQPHTILAEQFAGCPEQCPFCGAVCTNTMPNHDGDHRVVFHRPQVLSGYRWHKTDNLVIDICSSLVSSDCKFVVGEDTWIPFKTYRDAGHPYSTWSILPDPSMQAYWKWFVSSFRTQLEHRYNGKFHGKGEIPPSWHTVTKRNALAELEKY